From the Paenibacillus sp. MMS20-IR301 genome, the window CACCAGCCGGAGCCAAGCTGCAGCTTGCCTGCGGTGTCTTTTTGATAACAGCCCATCAGCGCCAGCAGCGAAGGATAATCCCCCGGATTCAGCGAGTAGAGGATTGTCTTCGGCAATCCGGCTCCGCTCTCCGCCCGGTCAAGCAGCTGTGAGAGTGCTGTCGTCAGCGGCAGATCATTAATGCCGTCGTATCCGGTATCCGGTCCGAGCTTCTTGAACATCGGCGTGTTGTTATTGCGGTAAGCATGCAGATGCAGCTGCATCGTCCAGCCTTTGTCATGGTAGAACCCGATCAGCGCCGTGAGCAGCTCTGTACGGTAAAGTGTAACTTCCTGCGGGGTCAGCTCGCCGCCCTGTAGTCTTTTAGCAAAAATAGCTGCAACTGCTTCCGGCTCACCCGCCTCGTACCGTAGCACATCCAGTGCGTGGTCGGACAGGCGGCAGCCGTTCTCGTGGAAAAAGTCCACACGGTCAGCCAGTGCCGCAAGCAATGCGTCATAAGTCTGCACCGGCTGTCCAGCAGCCTGCTCCAGCTTGCCGATCCAGGCAGAGAAGCCTTCGGCATCGATATTCAGCGCCTTGTCGGGACGGAAGGTCGGGAATACCTGGAAGGCCGTTTCTTCCTCACTAAGTAGCTTGTGATATTCCAGCGAATCCGCCGGATCGTCGGTCGTGCAGATGACTTTGACGCCGGAACCCCGGATCAGGCCGCGCCGTGTGAAGGCCGGTTCAGCCAGCTTGCGGTTCACCTGCTCCCAGATGGCCGGGGCGGTAGTTTCATTCAGCAGCTCATTTACACCAAAGAAGCGGCGCAGCTCCAGATGCGTCCAGCTGTAGAGCGGATTGCCGACCGCTTTTGGCAGTGTACGGGCCCAGGCCAGGAATTTATCATAATCGGAAGCATCCCCGGTAATATGGGATTCCGGCACGCCGTTCGCCCGCATCAGCCGCCACTTGTAATGGTCACCGTAGAGCCAGGCGGCAGTCAGGTTCGCAAATGGTTTATCCTCATAGATTTCCCGCGGGTCAAGATGGCAATGGTAGTCAACGATCGGCATGGTTTTGGCATGGTTGTGATAGAGCTGGCGCGCCGTCTCGCCGGATAACATGAAGTCTTCGTTAAGAAACATGGATAAGATCTCCCCTAGAATGAATTTGGATAAGATTTATAGTGTTACACCTGTTTTGAAAATAGCCAGCTCACGCACCTGATTTTGCTCATTCCGTGTTTTTTGGCCGCTGGCGACACTGATGATATAAGTAATGAACTCTTCCAGCACATCCGCCATCGGCGTTTCCAGCAGCGGCCCGGCGTTGAAGTCCATCCAGTGGCCTTTTTTGGCAAAAAGATCGTTATTGGTCGCCACCTTCACCGTAGGCACAAAGCTGCCAAACGGCGTTCCGCGTCCCGTAGTGAACAGCACCAGCTGGCAGTCCGAAGCGGCGAGGGCAGAGGCGGCTACGAGGTCGTTGCCGGGAGCCTGCAGGAGGCTTAAGCCTTTTTTGCGCAGCTTCACGCCGTATTGCAGCACATCCACCACTGGTGACGTTCCTGCCTTCTGGGTGCAGCCGAGCGATTTATCCTCCAGGGTGCTGATGCCGCCGGCCTTGTTCCCGGGAGACGGATTCTCATACACAGGCTCGCCGTAGGAGAGGAAATACTGCTTAAAGTTATTGATCAGCGACACGATATCCTCATAGACTTCGCGGCTTTCTGCACGGGCCATCAGCATTTTCTCCGCGCCGAACATTTCCGGCACCTCAGTCAGCACCGAAGTGCCGCCCTGGGAGATGATGAAGTCGGAGAAGGCACCCAGCAGCGGATTAGCGGTAATGCCGGAGAATCCGTCAGAGCCGCCGCACTTCAGGCCGATATTCAGCTCACTGAGCGGAACCGGCTCACGGACATCATCCTTCGCAGCTTCGTACAGCTCATCCAGCAGGGCGCGTCCGGCTTCAACCTCATTGCCCACCTCCTGGGCGACCAGGAATTTCACCCGGGACTCATCGTAATCCCCGAGCATGCTGCGGAATTCAGCGACGATATTGTTCTCGCAGCCGAGGCCGAAGACGAGTACACCGCCGGCATTGGGGTGGTTAACCGCATCGAGCAGAATGCTGCGGGTCATGCGGTGATCATCGCCGAGCTGCGAGCAGCCGTAAGGATGACTAAGCACGGTAAGGTTGTCGAAGCCGCCGAGATCCGGGTGCTCATCCTTGAACTCCTGCAGCATCTGCTCAGCGATGCCGTTTACACAGCCGACAGTCGGGATAATGAACAGATCATTGCGGATGCCGACCTTGCCGTTCTTGCGGCGGTAGCCCTGGAAGGTCAAGTCCCGGCGTGGATAGGTAACCTGATGGATATCCGGCACATATTCGTATTCTTCTTCACCAACCAGATTGGTTTTGATATTGTGCGTGTGAATCCAGTCACCGGCGGCAATCGGGGCAATGGCATGACCGATCGGGTAGCCGTATTTGGTGATGACATCCTCCGGCTGGAAAGCCGTCAGGGCAATCTTATGCCCCTGCGGAACATCCTGGGCGGTCTGCACGGTCACTCCGTCTATAGTGAGCTGTTCCCCGGCCGGAATCGGCCGCAGGGCTACAGCTACGGTATCTCTGGGGTTCATTTTCATTAAGTGCTTCATGTTGACCCTCCTAAAGTTTTGATAGCATAGACTAAAGTTTTGATAGCATGGACTTCAGTAACTCAGCCTACCAGCTGCTGCAGCGCCGCACGGGAATCCCCATGCTCCAGCTGCTCCAGAGAGGCAGTAACTTCACCGGCTAAGCCTGGCAGCAGGGTTAAATCCTGTCCCCACAGACTGGTGTTGCTGAGGATGGTGCTGACGAAGCTGGCCGGATGGCTCCAGGCCTGGTCAAATACAGCAAGTACCTCTGCACTATCCTGGCGCGGCACGCGGTCCCCGCGGTAGCTGAGCAGAAGGGCCGCGAAGGCAAGTGTCATGCGCTCAGGCAGCCGGCTGCGTTCCTGCTGGTAGCGGAGGAGTACAGGGAGCAGGCGGGTTTTGAATTTGGAGATGCTGTTCAGTGAGATGGAGGTCAGCTCATGGCGGATGAACGGATTTCTGAACCGCTCCTGTACAGCACCGGCATAAGACAGCAGCTCATCCTCAGGCAGATCGAGCATCGGAATCAGCTCTTCTTCGATCAGCTGTTTCACGAAGCGGGAGAAGGTGCCGTCATTCATCACATCTTCAACCGTTTCGAGGCCAGCCAGCAGACCAAGCGGAACCATTGCGGTATGCGGCCCGTTCAGCAGATGAACCTTGCGTTCACGGTAAGGGGTCATATCAGGAGTGACCACAACGTTCAGTCCGGCCTTAGCCAGCGGCAGCCGCTCAGCCAGGGATTCCGGTCCTTCAATGACCCAGAAGAGGAACGGCTCGGCCGTAACCATTACTTTGTCGAGATAACCAAGCTCTGCTTCCAGCGCAGCAGCCTGCTCACGCGGGTAGCCGGGAACAATCCGGTCAACAAGGCTGCAGCAGAAGGTATTCTCCGCTTTCAGCCATTCGAGGAATTCTCCCCCGAGGTTCCATTCGGCAGCATAACGCTCCACAATCTCCTGCAGCTTCTCACCATTGCGGTCAATCAGCTCACAAGGGATAATGACGAAGCCCTTCTTGCCGAGCTGGAAACGGCGGTGGAGCAGCGCTGTCAGCTTACCCGGGAAGCTCTTCGGCGGTGCAGCCTCTGCGCGGTCACCGGGAAGATAGGCAATGCCGGCTTCCGTAGTATTGGAGGTGATGAATTCCAGCTCATCGTTCTCAGCAAGGGCCAGATAAGCCTCGTACTGGGTATACGGGTCAAGTACACGGCTCACGGAGCTGATCAATTCACGGGAGTTGACAGTCTGGCCGTCCATGATACCGTTCAGCAGAACCGTATACAGGTTATCCTGTTCAGCCATGAATGTGCCCACGCCGCCGCCGGGGCCTTGCTCAATCGGCTGCACCAGTACGGCGCTTCCGTTAAAGAGGCCCTGATTATTCATCTGCTGCAGCTGCCAGTCCACGAAGGCACGCATAAAGTTGCCTTCGCCGAACTGGATCATCCGTTCCGGATGGAGAGTTAATTCCGGGTGAGTGCTTCGGGATAAACGGTTTGTCATAGTAGTCATGATCTCCTTTAAATATAAAGTTTAAATGCACACGTTAACATTTTTATTTTAAGCAAACCCCGGATACACCGCCCTTGACGGCCGGCTCCGAGTTTGCTGAAAATAGCGGCTTGCCTGATGCTGTACTTCGCTGCCGGGGATCATCGCTGGCCTGAACCGGCATTCAGCAAAAGAATCATAAGCACAGCGCTGCACTCTCCGGGGTCACGCAGCCTAACCCCCGGCAACCGTATCGCGCACAACCAGCGAGGTACGGACGAACAGCTGCTGCGGCGGAGTATCCGGCTGCTGAAGCAGCTGGATCAGCATGGTCATGCCCAGCTCACTGATCTCGGCAATAGGCTTGCGGACAGTAGTGAGGGCCGGATTCGTATAGCGCGAGAACATAATATCGTCGAATCCGATCAGTGAAATCTGCCCCGGCACATTGGTATTGTGGGCGTAGCAGGCATTCATGGCGCCGATCGCCATATCATCGTTGGAGCAGAACACAGCTGTAGGCTGCTCCTCCAGACCCAGCAGTGCCGTCATTGCAGCATAACCGCTCTCAATGCTGTAATCTCCGGAAGCGAAATAATCGGGATTCAGCCCGAGACGGTTAGCAATCAGGCTGTCCATGAATCCTTGCTTGCGTTCGCTGGACGATTTGAAGCCGGGCTTGCCTTCAATTATAGCCAGCTTACGGTGCCCCTGCTGCACGGCGTAATCAATCGCTTCCCTGACGCCTTCACGGTCATTGGCGACCACATTCATAATGCCCGGGTCCTCCAGCTGGCGGTTCAGCACCACAAGCGGAATGCCTATCTTCTTCACATGGTAGATGAAGGCATTATCCTCATCACTCTGGCTCATGACCAGAATGCCGTCGAATCGCTGAGGCTGGATATTGCTGAAATTATGCACGCCGTCGATTCCGTTCACCGTCAAATTGTAGTTCTCATCGAGGATATGCGTAATCCCCTTGATGGCATCAACCAGGAAGCTGGCTGAAGTCCCCTGCTCAATGCTGGAGAAGAACAGTCCGATGGTGAACGATCTCTTGGTGACCAGACTCTTCGCGCTGTAGTTCGGCACATAATTCATCTCCGCAGCAATGCGTTCAATCTTGTCCCGGGTGGCCTTCTTAATCAGCGGGTTGCCGTTTAGTGCTCTGGATACTGTAGTATGAGAGACACCAGCGACACGTGCGATATCCTTGATGGTAATCATAAGATCTCTCCGGGTAATTGGAATTGTTAACGATTTCAGTTTAGTTCTCAAGCGCGGTCAAGTCAATAGTTTATTGAAATGCACACGTTAATATTTTGTGAAATATGAGCGCGGAGGGCAAGACAGGCCCGGGAACCGGTCCCGGGCCTGTCTTGCAGGAAGCAATCTCTTTTGCATGCAGGAGAATGAATCATAGATGCGGAATTAACCGGCATAGAACAGGTACAGTGCAAGTCAGCCAAAAGCTGTCTCAGACCCGGTTATGCTGGAACTTCGTAATGTCCCGGGCGTAATGCGAGGATGTGCCGTCGAATCTTTTTATCCGTACATAGTCTTCAGAGAATTTCACGACAATTCCGACACCTACCTGGGAATACATCCCGTCGGGGTCAAGCTGCAGTGCGGACACAAAGGTCTGCGAAAGGGCAGCGACAAAAAAATCAGCGTTATCAACAAGTGTCCGCGGCATGGCAGGGGTCCCTCCTCAGTTTTGTTCTGGCAAATCAACGATGCAAAAAACTTAGATCTTATTTTACGATAGGAGAGCGGTTTTGAAAATAGGCTTTCTTTTGCAGAAAGTGTGAAAATAATGGTTTTTATGTGAAAAGGGGTGCAATACTGGTGAGTGCGGCAAAAAAGACGGTAATAGGTGTGCTGGCAGGGCTGATCATTCTGCTAATCGTGGTTCCAACAGTGTATGTTCAGGTAAATAAGAGGCTATATGCCCACAGGGTTATGTCTTATCTATTGCATGAGAAGCATTACAGCAGGGAGGAGATTGCTTCAGCCCGGGGAATTTGGTCGGTCAAGTTGCCGCCGTTTCTGGTCAAGGTCAAATTCAGCGATGAGCCTGAGGTTGAGTATACTTACTTTGCACATAATGAGGTGCTGCAATTCAGCCACGAGATTACACAGACCGGGCTTGAACAGGGAATCAGCGATGCTGATCTGAAGCATTATGTTCCGATGGAGTAGGCGTATAGCGTATCACATAAGTTATGTCTGGCGAAAAAAAGAATATAGTCCCGCTCCCCACCGCTGCGGGCATTTCGGCTAATAATATGACATGGGGCTGTCCAGTTACTTGTGCTACACTGTGGCAACAGAAGAGTTATTAAACAGAACAGCAGGGGGAATCAAAAAATGGCGGAACCACTAAAGGCTATGTACAACGAAGAATTTCTGAAAGGGCTTGGGGCTAAACTTGCTGCCGTGTATAGCGGATTTGATTGCAGAGGCTTCACCGCAGCAGCGATGAAAGAGCCTTGGGAGGAGCTCGAGCTTAAGGCCCGGATGCGGCGGATTACGGAAACTCTGGGGGATTTCCTGCCTCCCCGGTATGAAGATGCCCTGCAGATTCTGTTTGCAATAGATGAGCAATGCATAGGCTTTCCGTATCTGATCTTCCCTGACTTCGTCGAAGTATTCGGCGGAAGTGAAGAGCACTGGGAGCTGTCGGTGGCTGCACTTGAGCGGTTCACACCGAAATCTTCGGCGGAGTTCGCGGTCCGGCCCTTCCTGCTGCGCGATCCGCAGCGGATGATGGCCCGGATGCTGATCTGGGCACAGTCGCCGGGTGAGCATGTGCGGCGGCTGGCCAGTGAAGGGTGCCGGCCCCGCCTGCCGTGGGGGCAGGCACTGCCGGTGTTCAAGCGGGATCCTTCCCCGGTGCTGCCGGTGCTGGAACTGCTGAAGGCCGACCCTTCGCTGTATGTCCGCAAGAGTGTGGCCAACAATCTGAATGATATTGCGAAGGATCATCCCGGCGTAGTGATTGAGACCGCCCACCGCTGGCTAGGCGGGAATGCCCATACGGACTGGATCGTGCGGCACGGCTGCCGGTCGCTGATCCGCAAAGCCAATCCCGAAATTATGGCTTTATTCGGTTATGCGGCTGAAGCGGAGGATACGCCGCTCGTCACCTCAGCCGTTCTGGCTGTAGAACCGGGTACTGTGCGGACCGGTGACAGCTGCGGGCTGCAGTATGCTCTTACAATCCGGGAGGGTGATCCGGTACGTATCCGCATCGAATACGGGATTGATTTCGTGAAGGCCGGAGGCAAGACCTCCCGCAAGCTGTTTCTGCTATCGGACAAAACCGTCCCGGGCGGCTCCAGGCTGACCGGAACGCGGACCCACCGCTGGGCCGATCTGACCACCCGGCGGCATTATCCGGGCAGGCACAGGATTGCGCTGCTGGTCAATGGCCGGGAAGCTGCACATACACTGCTGCAGCTCGAACCGTGGAGCGATGGAGGCGATGAAGAGTGATTACGAATAATCTGATGATCAAGCTGAAAGACAGCAGCCCGGAGCGTATTGCTGAAGCCCGTGAAGCGCTGCTCGGCATGCGCGGCAAGATTGGGCATATCCATGAACTGAAGGTGGAGACAGACATCCGCAGCGGTACGTATGACCTCATGCTGATCGTACAATATGTGTCGATGGCCGACCTGGAGGCGTATCTCGTCCATCCTGTTCATGTTAAGGTATCGGAGTATATTGCCGGTGTCATTCTATCAGCGGCTTCGTTTTGCTATGGGACATAAGGAAGCTTTACACCAGCAGATGATGGTCCTGTTTTGGCGTACATCTATAATCTGTTTCCGCGCTGCCGGTACCGCAGCTAGAAGCTGCAAACAACAAAAAGGATGTCTCCTCAGCCTAAATGGCTTGTGGGACATCCTTCTTTGCTCAGGGCCCCTGCAGCTCCACATGCAGCTGTTGGTTGTCCTTCACCTCCCGGCTGGTCATGCCGAGCACATAACTCCGCAGCCCGCCGGATGGAGCTGACTGCCAGAGCCGGTAGCCTTCAGTGGCAATCACTGCCGCATTGTCTGTACGGGCAGTGCCGGCAAAATAGATTTCATTCAGCCGGCCGACTACATCGGCCATGGCCATCAGCTCGGCATCCGAATATCCGGCATATGCAGGGTCTGCGGATAAGCGGGAATAACTGCGGGTCGCTGAGCGTTTGCGGAAATTCGCCTCACTATACTTTTTGAAGCCGAGCAGATTCTCGTCAGTGCTGCCTGTCGCTGCTGCCCAAGCTTCCATACCCAGTGCCGCTGTACTGTAATCCATAGTTTGATTAGCGGAGGAATACTTAAGAAGGCCGTATTGATGAGGGAATACAGACAAAGCGCTTCCGGCAATATCATAGATACGGTTTCCGTTCTCCTCTTGGTATTGGCTGATATCCTGAATGTGAATATGACCGCTGAATACGGTCCGGATACCGCTTTGCAGCAGGGTATCAATCACCTGGCCATGATCGTCCACGGTAAAGCCCTCCTGGATGAATTCACTGTGATCGAGCAGGCTGTGGTGCATAACCGCAACGATGTGCGCGCCGTTTGCAGCAGCCAGCTCACCGCAGGCTCTAATCCATTTCAGGGTTGCAGAACTGACACCGCCCTCCAGCTGCGGATGTCCCAGCTTCTTGTTATCCCCATACTTAGCAGTGTCGAGCATAAGCAGCCACAGATCCTCTGACGGAGCTGCCAGATAGCTGAGCGAATCCCCGTCTTCCAGCAGCGCTTCACTGTACCCGAAATTATTATAGATTGTACGGAATTCCTCCGCTGTTACGGAATCTGCTGTATACTGGCGGCTGCCGTCGAACCTTCGCGCCCAGGGGTTCTGGATATCATGATTGCCGGGAATTACATACACACGGGTTCCGGTATCCTGTTCAATTTGCTGCAAATGTTTAGCCAGGTCCTTATGACTGGCTTGTTCTCCATTATTGGTGAGATCCCCGCTGATGATTACGGCGTCAGGCCTGCGGATTCCGATGTCATAGCCAAGGGCGTCCATCATTTCACGGCTGTAGCCCAGCTGTTTGCCGTCACCGGCGGCCAGGAACTGATTGAAGGCCGGACCGAAATCCCTCAGGCTTTGTGCTAAATAATGTGTGTCGGTCGTCGTCAGTATACTCAGATCATGACCGGACTCTATACGGTACTGCGGTTGTTGCCGTTCTTCTTGACCGCTGCATGAAGTTAATATCAGAAGCAGGGAAGGGATTATGGCAAATTTACGGATGGACAACATTAAGCTGCACCTCTTTTCCAAGTAAAACTTCAAAAGAGGTGTCCCGCCGGGCCGCTTGCCCCAGTGGACACCCCTGTAAGGAGAGGCTTATTTCTTAACTTCAGTTACACCTGTTACTTTACCCTGATCAGCAGCCGTGTAGGTAGCCTGATATTTAGCGTCAGAGAAATAGACGTTGCCTTCGATGGTGGCATTTACGACAGCGAATCCGTCAGCTTCTACATACACATCACCGACGAAGGTGCCGCCCTGAATCCGGGCATTCTCGCTGCGGATCGTAATTTTTGGAGCGGTGAGCGTGAAGGAGTTCGTAATATTGTGATCCGCATCCTGGGTATAAAGCGCAATTTTGCGGGCCGGCTCTTCCTTGTTGATGAATTGTCCGTCGACCACAAGCTCCTCGGTGAAGGTCAGGTCGTTCAGGACAGCAGCGATCCAGTGGCCGTCTTTGCTGATCGCCTTCTTGAAGGCTTCGTTATTGTCAACAACAGACACGGATGTTACGGCATCCGGAGCCTCCGTGGCGGCAGCCGTACTGCCGTTGTCTGCGGGCGTATTTGTGTTTGCCGCATTGTTGTTCGCTGAGTTTCCGCAACCAAGTAACAGGGCCAGTGTGCAGGCTGCGGCTAATGCTGCGAGCTTTCTCATGTAAATAACCTCCTTGGTGTGTATGTTGCTGTTAAACCATTAATGCTTTAAAATTAATATAGAATGATTAGTGCGGAATTAATGTGATGGATTTCACAATTCCAACTTAATATTTACCGATCGTTCTATAAATGCTAAAATTGATCTTGGAAAGGAGCATGATGATGGCCAGAAGCAAAGAGTTTGATATTGACGATGTGCTCGGCAAGGCGATGAATATTTTTTGGCAGCAGGGTTACGAGAAGACCTCAATGCAGGATCTCGTTGCCGGTATGGGTATTCATAAGCGAAGTATGTATGATACCTTCGGTGATAAACACACCTTATACATTAAAGCTATGGAACGCTTTGCTGCCATCAACGCCTCCAGAATGGAGAGCCGTACCGAAGGGGATATTCCGGTGAAAGCGGCAATTGCCCTGCTGTTTGAAGCCGTGATCTATAAAAGCGAAGCAGAGCCCAAAGGCTGCATGCTGGTGAACACTGCGGTAGAGCTGTCAAATCATGATCCGGAAGCTGCGGCCAGAGTGCAGGAAGCCTTTTTGAACACCGAGAGCCTGATAGAGCGTCTGGTGCTGCAGGGTCAGAATACCGGTGAAATTACCAGCCGTCTTCCGGCAGCCGCACTCGCCGCTTGTCTGCATAACGCCTTGGTAGGCATCCGGGTTATGGTCAAGACTGCTGCGGATCAGCAGAAGCTCCAGACTATCGTTGACACAACCCTTGCAGTGCTTGACTGATGCTGCTGCTATAGTATGAACGTGCCTGCCGGGAATTATCCGGATTATATTCGGGCAGGAAGCAGACTTCTATATCGCCGCCGTTTGGATTACAATATAATTTTGATGATTCATTAAGCGGTGAAAGGAGCTGTACCAGTGGCTAAACAGAAATATTATGTGGTTTGGGAAGGCAAGCAGCCGGGAGTCTACGGTACCTGGGCAGAATGCCAGGCGCAGACGGATCATTATACCGGAGCGAAATATAAGTCCTATGAGAGCAAGGCAGCAGCGGACGCCGCCTATAAAGCAGGCTGGAAAGGCAATTGGGGGACCGGTGCGGCGGCATCCGGAGCATCTGCCAAGGGCAAGAGCACAAAGAGCTGGAGCAGAAGCGCATCTGTCGAAACATCGGCGGAGATTGACTACAACAGCATCTCCGTTGATGTCGGCACACGCGGCAATCCTGGACCTGTTGAGTATAAAGGCGTGGACACGCAGACCGGAGATATCATTTTCTCCTGCGGGCCGATCCGCAAGGGGACGAACAACCTCGGAGAATTTCTGGCGATTGTTCACGCCCTGGCGTTGCTGAAGAAGGAAGGCAGCAGCAAAACTGTCTACAGTGACTCCGTGAATGCGATGAAGTGGGTCAAGCAGAAGAAGGTGGCGACCACGCTGCCGCGCGATGCTTCCACCGAAGAGATCTGGGTCCTGATTGACCGGGCTGAGAGCTGGCTGCGCAGCCATACATATGATAATAAGGTGCTGAAATGGCAGACCAAAGAGTGGGGCGAGATCAAAGCGGACTACGGCCGCAAATAATCTCGGCCGCATGTGGTTAATAACAGGGTAAGAAAGAATACTATCAGTAAGCATGCAGGAGGAGAACGGGATGTTTGGCAATGATTGGGATGAAGTGCTGCAGGAAGAGATTCAAAAGCCGTATTTCAATGAGCTGCGCTATGCGCTGGCGCATGAGTATAAGCAATACACCGTCTACCCGCCCAAGGACAAGCTGTTCTCGGCTCTGAAGCTGACGCCATACCATAAGACCCGGGTGGTTATTCTCGGCCAGGATCCGTATCACGGTGCGGGACAGGCACATGGACTGAGCTTCTCGGTTGAGCCGGGGGTGCGGATTCCGCCGTCGCTGCGCAATATTTATATTGAGCTGCATGAGGATTTGGGCGTAGCGGCCCCGAATCACGGGTCATTGCTGCACTGGGCAAACGAAGGAGTGCTGATGCTCAATGCCGTGCTCACTGTACGTGAAGGCCAGCCGAACTCGCATAAGGGACTAGGCTGGGAGACATTTACCGATGCTGTTATGGAGAAGCTGAACGAACGGACTGAACCGATGGTATTCATCCTCTGGGGCAGCCATGCCCAGCTTAAGGGGGCGGCTATCGACCGCAGCAGGCATAAGGTTATCCAGTCTCCGCACCCGAGCCCGTTCTCGGCTCACCGCGGTTTTCTCGGCAGCCGCCCGTTCTCCCAGGCCAATCAGTACTTGGAATCGCACGGGCTTACAGGAATCGACTGGTCCATACCGAATCTATAATTAGCAAGCACAACAAGAAGGGGGTGGAGCCATGAAGCATTGGGTAGGCAGACCGGTCATTATGTACTGCGGGGAGGAGCCGTATACGATTATGAAAGGCGTTCTGCGCAGGTGGGACCCTGCAGCTTCGGTAGCCGTAATCGGACATCAGGAAATTACCGTCCCTTTTCGTGACATTGTGTACATCAAGACACTGGCTCCCAAGGAGAGGGCCCTGCCCCCGGTTCTCCATTCTGTCGGATATGTAATGAGAGAACGCCAGCAGTTTGATAACGCAGTCTATTTCAAATCTGCCGTTACAGTCTGGAAAGGCGACCAGCTGATCGCCTGCAATACGACGATTGTGGCGCATACCAAAGGCTCAGTCACGCTCCGGGACGGGCAGAACCTGCTGAAGGGTAATCACATCTTTGTAGTCCGCTCGCTGCGGGGCTGAGTATCGGGTTCACAAGCAGAAGGGCAAGTCCCCCATCCGGGGTGACTTGCCCTTTTTTTGTAAGCTAAGATTATATATGTGCCTGGGATTACTGTGGTTATTGCGGTTCATTATCCGTTATTACTACGGTCTCCGTCTCGGCTGCAGGCTCATCCCCGCGTTCAGCAATGATAATCTCGTAAATCCGCAGGAAGAGAATTTTGAGGATCATGTATACCGGCAGCGCAATCAGCACGCCGATAATACCGAAGAAATCTCCGCCGACCAGAACAAGCAGGACGGTTGTCAGCGGATGCACATCCAGCGATTTGCCGTAGATGATCGGTGACAGGACATTATCCTGAATCTGCTGGGCAACCAGAATAATTACCAGCGACCAGATGGCCATCGAAGGGGATTCAATGAAGCCTACGATGATAACCGGAATCGCTGCCAGCAGTGATCCGACATAAGGAATGAAGTTAAGCGGAATGGAGATCACCGCCAGCAGCAGTGAATAGGGCAGGCCGATTAACAGGAACCCGATATAGAGCATGATGCCCAGCACCACATTCAGCAGGACGCGGGTAACAATGAAGCCGCTTAGCGCACTGTCGATATCCTTCAGGATATCCTGGCCCTGCTTGCGGTATTTCCTGGGTACCAGACTCTGCAGAATGGGCGACAGCTTATGTCCGTCCTTCAGCATGTAATAGAGGATAATCGGCAGCGTCGCGATAACCACTACAATGCTGGAAACGACACTGATCAGGTTGGACATGGAATTCGTTACCCATGCAATGGCATCATTCAGGTAGCCTGTCAGCCGGGTGGTCAGATCCGTATCCCCTTGGAAAAACCGGGAGAAGGCGGGTTCATTCTGCAGCTGGTTGAACTGGTTTTGCAGCCCTTGCACCAGGTAAGGCGTGTTGTCGATGAAATTCTGGATCTGCTCACGCAGTGTCGGCCAGACCAGCACCCAGAACAGGACGAACAGTCCGGCAAAGACCAGATAGATCAGCAGAACGGAGAGGGCCCTGTTAAGCTTCTTACTCTCCAGGTAATTCACGAGCGGCCGGAGCAGGTAGAACATGAAGCCTGACAGCATCATCGGCACAAGCAGCA encodes:
- a CDS encoding altronate dehydratase family protein, producing MKHLMKMNPRDTVAVALRPIPAGEQLTIDGVTVQTAQDVPQGHKIALTAFQPEDVITKYGYPIGHAIAPIAAGDWIHTHNIKTNLVGEEEYEYVPDIHQVTYPRRDLTFQGYRRKNGKVGIRNDLFIIPTVGCVNGIAEQMLQEFKDEHPDLGGFDNLTVLSHPYGCSQLGDDHRMTRSILLDAVNHPNAGGVLVFGLGCENNIVAEFRSMLGDYDESRVKFLVAQEVGNEVEAGRALLDELYEAAKDDVREPVPLSELNIGLKCGGSDGFSGITANPLLGAFSDFIISQGGTSVLTEVPEMFGAEKMLMARAESREVYEDIVSLINNFKQYFLSYGEPVYENPSPGNKAGGISTLEDKSLGCTQKAGTSPVVDVLQYGVKLRKKGLSLLQAPGNDLVAASALAASDCQLVLFTTGRGTPFGSFVPTVKVATNNDLFAKKGHWMDFNAGPLLETPMADVLEEFITYIISVASGQKTRNEQNQVRELAIFKTGVTL
- a CDS encoding tagaturonate reductase, which translates into the protein MTNRLSRSTHPELTLHPERMIQFGEGNFMRAFVDWQLQQMNNQGLFNGSAVLVQPIEQGPGGGVGTFMAEQDNLYTVLLNGIMDGQTVNSRELISSVSRVLDPYTQYEAYLALAENDELEFITSNTTEAGIAYLPGDRAEAAPPKSFPGKLTALLHRRFQLGKKGFVIIPCELIDRNGEKLQEIVERYAAEWNLGGEFLEWLKAENTFCCSLVDRIVPGYPREQAAALEAELGYLDKVMVTAEPFLFWVIEGPESLAERLPLAKAGLNVVVTPDMTPYRERKVHLLNGPHTAMVPLGLLAGLETVEDVMNDGTFSRFVKQLIEEELIPMLDLPEDELLSYAGAVQERFRNPFIRHELTSISLNSISKFKTRLLPVLLRYQQERSRLPERMTLAFAALLLSYRGDRVPRQDSAEVLAVFDQAWSHPASFVSTILSNTSLWGQDLTLLPGLAGEVTASLEQLEHGDSRAALQQLVG
- a CDS encoding DUF3139 domain-containing protein, with the protein product MSAAKKTVIGVLAGLIILLIVVPTVYVQVNKRLYAHRVMSYLLHEKHYSREEIASARGIWSVKLPPFLVKVKFSDEPEVEYTYFAHNEVLQFSHEITQTGLEQGISDADLKHYVPME
- a CDS encoding LacI family DNA-binding transcriptional regulator, whose amino-acid sequence is MITIKDIARVAGVSHTTVSRALNGNPLIKKATRDKIERIAAEMNYVPNYSAKSLVTKRSFTIGLFFSSIEQGTSASFLVDAIKGITHILDENYNLTVNGIDGVHNFSNIQPQRFDGILVMSQSDEDNAFIYHVKKIGIPLVVLNRQLEDPGIMNVVANDREGVREAIDYAVQQGHRKLAIIEGKPGFKSSSERKQGFMDSLIANRLGLNPDYFASGDYSIESGYAAMTALLGLEEQPTAVFCSNDDMAIGAMNACYAHNTNVPGQISLIGFDDIMFSRYTNPALTTVRKPIAEISELGMTMLIQLLQQPDTPPQQLFVRTSLVVRDTVAGG
- the uxaC gene encoding glucuronate isomerase translates to MFLNEDFMLSGETARQLYHNHAKTMPIVDYHCHLDPREIYEDKPFANLTAAWLYGDHYKWRLMRANGVPESHITGDASDYDKFLAWARTLPKAVGNPLYSWTHLELRRFFGVNELLNETTAPAIWEQVNRKLAEPAFTRRGLIRGSGVKVICTTDDPADSLEYHKLLSEEETAFQVFPTFRPDKALNIDAEGFSAWIGKLEQAAGQPVQTYDALLAALADRVDFFHENGCRLSDHALDVLRYEAGEPEAVAAIFAKRLQGGELTPQEVTLYRTELLTALIGFYHDKGWTMQLHLHAYRNNNTPMFKKLGPDTGYDGINDLPLTTALSQLLDRAESGAGLPKTILYSLNPGDYPSLLALMGCYQKDTAGKLQLGSGWWYNDTRSGMRQQLTMLADNSLLGNFVGMLTDSRSFLSYTRHEYFRRVLCELIGELAERGEAPDDLELLGRMVEDISYNNAAGYFGFRTAGSEAVSAR